The proteins below are encoded in one region of Picrophilus oshimae DSM 9789:
- a CDS encoding PTO1314 family radical SAM protein: MAIAKPVLGRTIKRKIHSIGGRKTPFIAGHKLLYTCNLRCEMCPFWRRPDERLLSLSEEIKMMDTLVEADVSFMGFEGGEPLLRNDLPEILKESHKRFHTSMVTNGWLLKSRIKSISNYLDYLFVSIDGLEDTHDRQRGIPGSFKRAVDGIKEAKRYLPVSMSTTITENNLDSIFDLMELARSIDVSVNLQVSYNYSTADKISPERERLHHILIKLKEMKKSGYPIVNSYEYFDAVINSWYNNIPWVCKPWSTINIDPLGNIVMPCYVLNEYSGKYKVWEVNIKELWNSYDWGQYESCNKCSLSCYLEPSLFSWKKPSMIQERIINGIGSYIASMF, translated from the coding sequence ATGGCCATAGCAAAACCTGTTCTTGGTAGAACAATAAAGAGGAAGATACACTCCATTGGCGGCAGGAAAACACCATTTATAGCAGGCCATAAACTTTTATATACATGCAATCTTAGATGTGAGATGTGTCCATTCTGGCGCAGGCCGGATGAAAGATTATTATCATTATCAGAGGAAATAAAAATGATGGACACCCTTGTTGAGGCCGATGTTTCATTCATGGGCTTTGAGGGCGGTGAACCATTATTAAGGAACGATCTTCCAGAAATATTAAAGGAATCGCATAAAAGGTTTCATACATCTATGGTTACCAATGGCTGGCTTTTAAAATCAAGGATAAAATCAATATCAAATTATCTTGATTATCTCTTTGTATCCATAGATGGACTTGAGGACACGCACGACAGGCAGCGTGGCATTCCAGGTTCCTTTAAAAGGGCCGTTGATGGCATAAAAGAAGCAAAGAGGTATTTACCGGTTTCCATGAGCACAACAATAACAGAAAACAATCTTGATTCTATATTTGATCTTATGGAGCTTGCAAGATCAATCGATGTAAGTGTCAATCTTCAGGTTTCATATAATTACAGCACCGCCGATAAAATATCACCTGAAAGGGAAAGGTTGCATCATATCCTTATAAAATTAAAGGAAATGAAGAAATCAGGCTATCCTATTGTTAATTCATATGAATACTTTGATGCTGTTATAAATTCCTGGTATAATAATATTCCATGGGTTTGCAAGCCATGGTCTACCATAAATATAGACCCGCTTGGAAACATAGTAATGCCGTGCTATGTTTTAAACGAATATTCCGGAAAATACAAGGTCTGGGAGGTTAATATAAAGGAACTATGGAACAGCTATGACTGGGGCCAGTACGAATCATGCAACAAATGCTCGCTGTCATGCTATTTAGAGCCATCACTGTTTTCATGGAAAAAACCATCAATGATCCAGGAAAGGATAATAAATGGAATAGGATCATATATAGCATCCATGTTTTGA
- a CDS encoding GtrA family protein, translating into MDALNLEYTILKYCDLDPSEEDRILKGLDPKGNDIVIAVQRYKILDMVQNIVFKMAFSIKSKYIKGCVYCVPNKYNIKNNIKEGDLINELSRITRSGVNIRYVFIDRYVKTRHHIFGDLKSILLNGNIGKYLIVGISGVAVNEGVLLLTDPYLGKIYSIIPAIELSIIYNFLLNNFITFRGGFSRILIRLGKYNVFNLIGFGVNSLIYYFLVSRNINIYASDFIGIIIAFIITYTTAATLVW; encoded by the coding sequence GTGGATGCATTGAATTTGGAATATACAATATTAAAATATTGCGATCTTGACCCCTCAGAGGAGGATAGAATACTAAAAGGGCTTGACCCAAAGGGCAATGACATAGTTATAGCCGTTCAAAGATATAAAATCCTTGATATGGTTCAAAATATAGTATTCAAGATGGCATTCTCAATTAAATCAAAATACATAAAGGGCTGCGTTTACTGTGTACCTAATAAATATAATATAAAAAATAATATAAAAGAGGGCGATCTCATCAATGAGCTTTCAAGGATTACAAGGTCAGGCGTTAATATAAGATACGTTTTCATTGACAGATATGTAAAGACAAGGCATCATATATTTGGAGATTTAAAGAGCATATTATTAAATGGAAACATAGGAAAGTATCTAATTGTTGGAATATCCGGTGTTGCTGTTAACGAGGGCGTTCTCCTTTTAACTGATCCATACCTTGGAAAGATATATTCAATTATACCTGCAATTGAGCTTTCAATTATATACAATTTTTTGCTTAACAATTTTATTACCTTCCGCGGAGGTTTCTCAAGAATACTTATAAGGCTTGGCAAGTACAATGTTTTTAATCTAATTGGTTTTGGAGTTAATTCATTGATATACTATTTTCTTGTCTCAAGAAACATAAATATATATGCTTCCGATTTTATTGGTATAATAATAGCGTTCATAATAACATACACCACAGCAGCAACGCTGGTATGGTAA
- the hemB gene encoding porphobilinogen synthase encodes MFPVTRMRRYRLNENIRDIFKETVIRTEKLIMPVFVDETEKDKREIDSMPGIYRYSLDSYEDYIKYLEEIGVKNVILFGIPAHKDSTGSSSYDRNGIIQRAIRIAKDNTRLNVIADLCLCEYTDTGHCGIIKDNYIDNDATLYIYQKEALSYADAGVDIIAPSGMMDGQVKAIREILDKNDYKNTIIMAYSAKFASNLYGPFRDAADSTPQFGDRKSYQMDYHNGNEAIREVDLDVKEGADIVMVKPGLFYLDIINRVKSIYKMPVATYSVSGEYSMIKNAIKSGLLNADARDEALTSLFRAGSDLVITYFAEEYIKDH; translated from the coding sequence ATGTTTCCAGTTACAAGGATGAGAAGGTACAGGCTGAATGAAAATATAAGGGACATTTTTAAGGAAACTGTTATAAGAACTGAAAAATTAATAATGCCTGTTTTTGTTGATGAAACTGAAAAAGATAAAAGGGAAATAGATTCAATGCCAGGGATTTATAGATACTCACTGGATTCATATGAGGATTATATAAAATATCTTGAGGAAATCGGTGTAAAAAACGTTATACTGTTCGGAATACCGGCCCATAAGGATTCAACCGGTTCATCATCATATGACAGGAATGGAATAATACAGAGGGCCATTAGAATAGCAAAGGATAATACAAGATTAAATGTCATAGCTGATCTTTGCCTTTGTGAATACACAGATACAGGCCACTGTGGAATAATAAAGGATAATTATATAGATAACGATGCGACGTTATATATTTATCAAAAGGAGGCTCTTAGCTATGCGGATGCCGGTGTTGATATAATAGCACCAAGCGGCATGATGGACGGCCAGGTAAAGGCCATAAGGGAGATACTGGATAAAAACGATTATAAAAACACAATTATAATGGCATACAGTGCAAAGTTTGCATCAAATCTCTACGGTCCATTCAGGGATGCTGCAGATTCGACACCACAGTTTGGGGACAGAAAATCATACCAGATGGATTATCACAATGGAAACGAGGCCATCAGGGAGGTCGATCTTGATGTAAAGGAGGGTGCAGATATTGTTATGGTAAAACCAGGGTTATTCTATCTTGATATAATAAACAGGGTAAAATCCATATATAAAATGCCGGTTGCAACATACAGTGTAAGCGGTGAATACTCAATGATAAAAAATGCAATAAAATCAGGTCTTTTGAATGCTGATGCAAGGGACGAGGCACTAACTTCACTGTTCAGGGCTGGATCGGATTTAGTGATAACTTATTTTGCGGAGGAATATATAAAAGATCACTGA
- a CDS encoding sugar porter family MFS transporter, with the protein MDTIDPIINQLNNKNTGKFYWSVTVLATIGGFLFGYDTSNIGTDLEFIPFYSSHLNPFITGYLVSGASLGAAVGALIAAVLTDRYGRKYLLIADALIYSIGAILSGLSIDIIMLIISRTFIGIAVGADSAIATAYIAEYAPKEKRGRLSILQQWMITIGILGAYLIGMLVFFIAPGLAYAVDWRILLGVAAIPSLIGLAFRLYMPESPRWLILHEKFDKAVDALKKFGIDATMEQIKRTYSYLRATETRIKETAGIKRAFVIVALFMMFQQITGINVPFYYGPVIISKLHLFPSVSGIYSTVYAIGASAILAIINVLATYIGFRLIDTHGRRSLALMGYAGMAFFDFIGTILYLMHFSIGLLIGFAGFIIFFAFGVGGTGWIIQGEYFPTRYRGLFASLIAFVDWISNFAIIEIFPYMDKTIGIGYTMLIFGVLSVMAFITFFMIMPVTRGKSVEDITEMFEDNPLLGVKEASKVTDVNKSETR; encoded by the coding sequence ATGGATACTATAGATCCTATAATAAATCAGCTTAACAACAAGAATACAGGCAAGTTTTACTGGTCTGTGACAGTACTTGCAACGATAGGTGGCTTTCTATTTGGATATGATACATCGAACATTGGTACGGATCTTGAATTTATACCATTTTATTCATCGCATTTAAATCCATTTATAACAGGGTACCTTGTTTCAGGGGCCTCACTTGGTGCTGCCGTTGGGGCACTGATAGCGGCGGTGCTCACCGATAGATACGGAAGAAAATATCTTCTAATAGCCGATGCACTTATATACTCAATAGGTGCAATACTCTCAGGTTTAAGCATAGATATTATTATGCTGATAATATCAAGGACCTTTATAGGTATAGCCGTTGGTGCTGACTCTGCAATTGCAACTGCATATATAGCAGAATATGCCCCAAAGGAAAAGCGTGGCCGTTTATCAATACTTCAGCAGTGGATGATAACAATAGGCATCCTTGGTGCATATCTAATAGGCATGCTTGTATTCTTCATTGCACCGGGTCTTGCCTATGCCGTTGACTGGAGAATCCTGCTAGGGGTTGCGGCCATTCCGTCTTTAATAGGCCTTGCCTTTAGACTTTACATGCCTGAGTCACCCAGGTGGCTCATATTGCATGAAAAATTTGACAAGGCAGTTGACGCATTGAAAAAATTTGGAATAGATGCAACGATGGAGCAGATAAAAAGGACATACAGCTATCTCAGAGCAACAGAAACAAGAATAAAGGAAACGGCAGGAATAAAAAGGGCCTTTGTCATTGTTGCGCTGTTCATGATGTTCCAGCAGATTACAGGTATAAACGTACCGTTTTATTACGGGCCTGTTATTATATCAAAGCTGCACCTGTTTCCAAGCGTATCTGGAATATACTCAACGGTATATGCCATAGGTGCATCTGCGATACTTGCAATTATAAACGTTCTGGCAACTTACATTGGCTTTAGATTAATAGATACACATGGAAGGAGATCACTGGCATTGATGGGCTATGCAGGTATGGCCTTCTTTGACTTCATCGGCACGATATTATATTTAATGCACTTTTCCATAGGCCTATTAATTGGCTTTGCGGGCTTTATAATATTCTTTGCCTTTGGCGTTGGTGGAACGGGCTGGATAATCCAGGGTGAGTACTTCCCAACAAGGTACCGTGGCCTCTTTGCATCATTAATAGCCTTTGTTGACTGGATATCAAACTTTGCAATAATAGAGATCTTTCCATACATGGATAAAACAATAGGCATAGGATACACAATGCTCATCTTTGGTGTTCTTTCAGTTATGGCATTTATAACGTTCTTTATGATAATGCCTGTAACAAGGGGAAAATCAGTAGAGGATATAACAGAGATGTTCGAGGATAATCCATTGCTGGGCGTTAAGGAGGCATCAAAGGTTACAGATGTAAATAAATCTGAAACAAGATAA
- the queC gene encoding 7-cyano-7-deazaguanine synthase QueC translates to MTRAVCLLSGGLDSPTVLAYALSNGYEVFPLSFDYGQRHKKELESSKKICDYYHLNLKIIKIDLRAIGHSALTDNIDVPENDLKSIGNDIPVTYVPARNTIFLSIAAAYAETLNANEIFIGANAIDYSGYPDCRPEYFNKMEEALSLGTSIGLRNGIKINVPLQYLTKSDIVKLGRKLKVPYKLTWSCYNGREKACGKCDSCLLRLKGFMEAGDFDDIEYEDYPEFYKTYLKNKHFDKF, encoded by the coding sequence ATGACGAGGGCTGTTTGCCTTTTATCAGGCGGTCTGGATTCGCCAACGGTTCTTGCATACGCTCTAAGCAATGGCTATGAGGTTTTTCCATTATCCTTTGATTATGGTCAGAGGCATAAAAAGGAACTTGAAAGCTCAAAAAAGATATGCGATTACTATCATTTGAATTTAAAGATAATAAAAATTGATTTAAGAGCCATAGGGCATTCAGCGTTAACTGATAACATCGATGTTCCAGAGAACGATTTAAAAAGCATAGGTAATGATATACCTGTAACTTATGTACCTGCAAGGAATACAATATTTTTAAGCATAGCTGCGGCCTATGCCGAGACATTAAATGCAAATGAAATATTTATTGGTGCAAACGCCATAGATTATTCTGGCTATCCTGACTGCAGGCCTGAATATTTTAATAAAATGGAGGAGGCGCTTTCCCTTGGAACATCCATTGGATTAAGGAATGGAATAAAGATAAATGTGCCGCTACAGTATCTAACAAAATCTGATATAGTAAAACTTGGAAGGAAATTAAAAGTTCCATATAAATTAACATGGTCATGCTATAATGGAAGGGAAAAGGCCTGTGGAAAATGCGATTCATGCCTATTAAGATTAAAGGGCTTCATGGAGGCTGGTGATTTTGATGACATAGAATATGAGGATTATCCAGAATTCTATAAAACATACCTAAAAAATAAACATTTTGATAAATTTTAA
- the cyoE gene encoding heme o synthase, whose translation MSMASQIMKITKLEITILIDIVAIAAFLAVPGSTNHIYDLLILIFAGTLASMSASIFNNIYDMDIDPKMKRTSSRSQILNANTRSLFFIIATAMVLLSFVTSFILLNPVTSAFILGGFASYVLLYTIILKRRTSLNIVIGGIAGSFPALAGWASITGSVSATSLFIAFLVFMWTPTHFWNLSVNNVDDYKKSNIPMLPAVVGIKRTEFWIMVNTSILVIYSILPLFIKEIHVGLLYMPMAAVMDALLIYYVARPMINNYNKKDFKKAFHFSNMYMLMLLIGIMLILVKF comes from the coding sequence ATGTCCATGGCATCACAGATAATGAAGATAACAAAGCTTGAAATAACGATTTTAATCGATATCGTTGCCATAGCCGCCTTTCTGGCAGTTCCAGGCAGCACCAATCATATCTACGACCTTTTAATATTAATATTTGCTGGAACACTTGCATCCATGTCTGCAAGCATATTTAATAACATATATGATATGGATATAGACCCAAAGATGAAAAGAACATCATCAAGGTCTCAGATACTAAATGCAAATACAAGATCATTGTTCTTTATAATTGCCACAGCCATGGTCTTATTATCATTTGTAACAAGTTTTATTTTATTAAATCCTGTTACATCCGCCTTTATACTTGGAGGCTTTGCAAGCTATGTTCTTTTATACACAATAATATTGAAAAGAAGAACATCCTTAAATATTGTTATAGGCGGTATAGCAGGGAGCTTTCCAGCACTGGCTGGCTGGGCATCCATAACAGGTTCAGTATCAGCAACATCTCTTTTTATAGCCTTTCTTGTCTTCATGTGGACACCAACGCACTTCTGGAATTTATCAGTAAACAACGTTGATGATTACAAAAAATCAAATATACCAATGCTACCGGCAGTTGTTGGCATAAAAAGAACAGAATTCTGGATAATGGTAAACACATCGATACTGGTTATATACTCAATTTTACCGCTATTCATAAAGGAAATACACGTTGGCCTGCTATACATGCCAATGGCAGCGGTAATGGATGCATTGTTAATATACTACGTGGCCAGGCCAATGATAAACAATTACAACAAAAAGGACTTTAAAAAGGCATTTCATTTTTCAAATATGTACATGCTAATGCTTTTAATAGGCATAATGTTAATTCTTGTAAAATTTTAA
- a CDS encoding cytochrome c oxidase subunit II, which translates to MSGLILGITPDVYHLIPKGSISGDLITSIFLAYILPGIVIGAGFAFWYIYVFIRNWDHIKKKPEEHEDDMRPGRIEAIERGNKTLFKVFVLFVVLILLSLMVYDLPPAYGVRVAGAAPSAPTDNHHYMYIDVIGYQWQWIFIYPNGSSTRHFAVLPADTPIQFNVTSVDVMHSFYLINVTKVDAFPGHYNFIWTNITTPGLYYFECVELCGLGHAHMRGPVAVIPLKQWEQWESKQKPGEMNQTFDFFGICQSYGGNRYDGGITPTPPSAGD; encoded by the coding sequence ATGAGTGGTTTAATATTAGGTATAACCCCGGATGTATATCACCTAATACCAAAGGGATCAATAAGCGGTGATTTAATCACATCAATATTCCTGGCATATATACTGCCCGGAATTGTCATAGGCGCAGGCTTTGCCTTCTGGTACATCTATGTATTCATAAGGAACTGGGATCATATAAAGAAAAAACCAGAGGAACATGAGGATGATATGAGGCCTGGCAGAATAGAGGCAATAGAGCGCGGCAATAAAACACTGTTTAAGGTGTTTGTGCTCTTTGTTGTATTAATCCTGCTATCATTAATGGTCTACGATCTGCCACCGGCATACGGCGTCAGGGTTGCCGGAGCAGCTCCAAGCGCACCGACAGATAACCATCATTACATGTATATAGATGTCATAGGCTACCAGTGGCAGTGGATATTTATATATCCAAATGGTTCATCAACAAGGCACTTCGCAGTGCTTCCAGCAGATACGCCAATACAGTTCAATGTTACCAGTGTTGATGTCATGCATTCGTTCTATCTAATTAATGTAACAAAGGTCGATGCATTCCCAGGTCATTATAATTTCATATGGACCAATATAACAACGCCCGGTCTTTACTACTTTGAGTGCGTTGAGCTCTGCGGTCTCGGCCATGCACACATGAGGGGCCCTGTTGCAGTAATACCATTAAAGCAGTGGGAGCAGTGGGAATCAAAGCAGAAGCCTGGTGAGATGAACCAGACATTTGATTTCTTTGGCATATGCCAGTCATATGGTGGCAACAGATACGACGGTGGAATAACACCCACACCGCCATCTGCCGGTGATTAA
- a CDS encoding sulfocyanin, with product MVLISNVKKAAIAVLIVAIVLIAAFALTVALYHPMNTVMSDGQKVSNGYIAYNKNSSVPTAYIHLCNWGVGNGHSNAYPFNFNGTSYGAMTIYLPAHINVKLTLTDYEVKPHTLKIELPYPSQWARGPIWAHTSVHVQKVINSTGVVLPIWYGNTAHSRSIWWNNTEPGKYWLVCGLTTHAEAGMYIYVIVSSSITKPYYTIK from the coding sequence GTGGTTCTCATAAGCAATGTAAAAAAGGCTGCAATAGCAGTACTGATTGTCGCCATAGTATTGATAGCGGCATTTGCACTTACAGTTGCATTATATCACCCGATGAATACCGTTATGTCCGATGGCCAGAAGGTTTCAAATGGTTACATAGCCTATAATAAAAACAGCTCTGTTCCAACCGCATATATACATTTATGCAACTGGGGCGTTGGCAATGGCCATTCAAATGCATACCCATTTAACTTTAATGGAACATCATATGGTGCCATGACAATATATCTGCCGGCGCACATAAACGTAAAGCTAACATTAACAGATTATGAGGTTAAGCCGCACACACTTAAAATAGAGTTACCATATCCATCACAGTGGGCGCGTGGTCCAATATGGGCCCATACAAGTGTTCATGTGCAGAAGGTTATAAACAGCACAGGAGTTGTTTTACCTATATGGTATGGAAATACCGCACATTCAAGGTCAATATGGTGGAACAATACGGAACCAGGTAAATACTGGCTTGTCTGTGGATTAACAACACACGCTGAGGCAGGTATGTACATATATGTAATAGTCAGCTCATCAATAACAAAGCCATATTATACAATAAAATGA
- a CDS encoding cytochrome c oxidase subunit I, whose translation MSMETSENPNGKYEEYNRIYNSVKGWIFTTNHKQIGLLYILTSLFFFIGGGVMALLMRVQLAIPRYDLVKYSIFSGRFLDALQYNQLVTIHGLTMLIWFLGPLGTGFGIYLIPLAIGSRDMIYPRMNALGYWLFLFSGIMLWSGFFLPGGNLDTGWTVYEPLSSFKFTPYLGADTAAAAVVLRGIGTIIASTEILATIFKARAKGYRMMNLPLFVWAVFWVAAISWFVFPEITGLFFLLLVGNLMHASYYISNYGGALMWENLFWYFGHPEVYLLLLPGTGAMFDYLSNLNHRPPYLKKWMIAAMGAISVDSVMVFLHHTFMTGIVFAWLMADSIFTETISIPTSMLIVGLIATMIGGRHKFQTPILFALAASTSFMIGGVSGVTQSSLAIDTIVHGDYYVVAHFHYFMVGVAVMGLMGNLYYYFPKFTGRMYSEKLGRIHWAFAYPGVNILYFPMFFLYDLPRRVYTYQSGFGYTIFNEIATAGAFIFGLSFLIMFANFAWSLKYGEKLKDDNPYRASAGFVWFTSNPPKYYNFDYEPYVGGSDMRDLLLDKNKPTKIEKPLLSSRPLLLTIGSFIGIFGAVVALMGYPPYAFGTLYRYLGFVIIAVGIAVFAWGGVGWLYDDYKIKVPTISPTFKDEPVMKGLNNMRLGMLMFLAGNMIFIATMFGVVEWLKLQSVSPYVSGGYSPDPVTWFFPSTSTIYLIISIIAIGLAALFAWMSLRGAISKSRTKSGTNMVISIILSIIFIITTILSLLYLGPYTSVNFSSVHNNPVSAMYYIITFIQIAFMIGIVAVLVKYALQVTKRDRVLWGRTATGIDIAMWFLAMIFLTAVFTGIGYIFV comes from the coding sequence ATGAGTATGGAAACTTCTGAAAATCCGAACGGTAAGTATGAGGAATACAACCGTATCTATAATTCAGTGAAGGGCTGGATCTTTACAACAAACCACAAGCAGATAGGCCTTCTTTACATACTTACCTCTCTGTTCTTCTTCATAGGCGGCGGTGTAATGGCACTGCTCATGAGGGTGCAGCTTGCGATACCAAGATATGATCTTGTGAAATACAGCATCTTTTCAGGAAGATTTCTCGATGCACTTCAGTACAATCAGCTGGTTACAATACACGGATTAACCATGCTTATATGGTTTCTTGGGCCTCTAGGTACAGGTTTTGGTATATATTTAATACCGCTGGCTATAGGATCCAGGGATATGATATATCCAAGAATGAATGCTCTTGGTTACTGGCTTTTCCTTTTCAGCGGTATCATGCTATGGTCTGGATTCTTCTTACCTGGTGGAAACCTTGATACAGGCTGGACAGTCTATGAGCCATTAAGCTCATTTAAATTCACACCATATCTTGGGGCTGACACAGCTGCCGCAGCAGTTGTTTTAAGAGGTATCGGTACAATAATAGCCTCAACGGAGATACTTGCAACAATATTCAAGGCCAGGGCAAAAGGCTACAGAATGATGAACTTACCATTATTTGTATGGGCTGTCTTCTGGGTTGCTGCAATATCCTGGTTTGTATTCCCTGAGATAACAGGTTTATTCTTCCTGTTACTGGTTGGAAACCTAATGCATGCATCATACTATATATCAAACTATGGTGGTGCATTAATGTGGGAAAACCTGTTCTGGTACTTTGGCCATCCAGAGGTTTACCTATTGCTATTACCTGGAACAGGGGCAATGTTCGATTATTTATCAAATCTAAACCACAGGCCACCATATCTTAAGAAATGGATGATAGCTGCAATGGGTGCAATATCCGTTGATAGTGTCATGGTTTTCCTGCACCACACATTCATGACCGGTATAGTCTTTGCATGGTTAATGGCAGATAGCATATTCACTGAAACGATATCAATACCAACATCCATGCTTATAGTCGGTTTGATAGCAACAATGATAGGCGGCAGGCACAAATTCCAGACACCGATACTATTCGCTCTGGCCGCATCAACGTCCTTTATGATAGGCGGTGTTTCTGGAGTTACACAGTCATCGCTGGCAATAGATACAATAGTCCATGGAGATTACTATGTGGTTGCACACTTCCACTACTTCATGGTCGGAGTCGCGGTAATGGGATTAATGGGCAATCTATACTATTACTTCCCAAAGTTTACTGGAAGAATGTACAGTGAAAAGCTTGGCAGAATCCACTGGGCATTTGCATATCCAGGAGTGAATATACTATACTTCCCGATGTTCTTCCTGTATGATCTGCCAAGAAGGGTATATACATATCAGTCAGGCTTCGGTTACACAATATTCAATGAGATAGCAACCGCTGGTGCATTCATATTCGGTTTATCATTCCTGATAATGTTTGCCAACTTTGCATGGTCATTAAAGTATGGAGAAAAACTCAAGGATGATAATCCATACAGAGCAAGCGCAGGTTTTGTATGGTTTACATCAAACCCGCCCAAATACTACAACTTTGATTATGAGCCATATGTTGGCGGCAGTGATATGAGGGATCTGCTTTTAGACAAGAACAAGCCAACAAAGATAGAGAAGCCATTGCTATCATCAAGACCACTGTTATTAACAATAGGTTCATTCATAGGCATATTTGGTGCAGTCGTTGCATTAATGGGCTATCCACCATACGCATTTGGCACGTTATATAGATACCTCGGATTCGTAATAATAGCCGTTGGCATAGCAGTATTTGCCTGGGGTGGAGTAGGCTGGTTATACGATGACTACAAGATAAAGGTTCCAACAATATCACCAACATTCAAGGACGAGCCGGTTATGAAGGGTCTAAACAACATGAGGCTTGGCATGCTAATGTTCCTTGCAGGAAACATGATATTCATTGCCACAATGTTCGGTGTCGTTGAATGGTTAAAATTACAGTCTGTATCACCTTATGTTTCAGGCGGTTATTCACCAGATCCTGTTACATGGTTCTTCCCGTCAACATCAACGATATACTTAATAATATCAATAATAGCGATAGGCCTTGCGGCACTCTTCGCCTGGATGTCCCTAAGGGGTGCAATATCAAAGAGCAGAACAAAGAGCGGAACAAACATGGTTATATCAATAATACTATCGATAATATTCATAATAACAACTATATTATCATTACTGTATCTTGGGCCATATACATCAGTAAACTTCTCATCAGTTCATAACAACCCTGTTTCAGCAATGTACTATATAATAACATTCATACAGATAGCCTTCATGATAGGCATAGTTGCAGTTCTTGTAAAGTATGCACTTCAGGTAACAAAACGCGACAGGGTTCTCTGGGGCAGAACGGCAACAGGCATAGACATAGCAATGTGGTTCCTTGCAATGATATTTCTTACGGCTGTGTTTACAGGCATAGGATATATATTTGTTTGA
- a CDS encoding DUF929 domain-containing protein, with protein sequence MANINYKLLVLFIAVFVVIAFFAVDYDLYHASKPECIEINNYCKVSDNDLLKNGSNAIYFITWDKSPIGAADSWAMYELLLRHGININNPYFDNSTSLLQWPGTPALIFNSSYTFTYDKIKVEFYPEYIYNDISNNSNCISSGLNRLKSMVPESIYNVVKTYTTDVLISGTHYTSANFSAIPHINTVIIITGKYGSYIYNGYIIDPDDFINSTSHSTYSPEYVFNLTRNNDFEAANVATASIQSYLAKVI encoded by the coding sequence ATGGCAAATATCAATTATAAACTCCTCGTGTTGTTCATAGCCGTTTTTGTTGTGATAGCGTTTTTTGCTGTGGATTATGACCTTTACCATGCATCTAAACCAGAGTGCATTGAGATAAACAACTACTGCAAGGTCTCGGATAATGATCTTCTAAAAAATGGTTCCAATGCAATATATTTTATAACATGGGATAAAAGCCCAATAGGTGCGGCAGACTCCTGGGCCATGTATGAACTATTGCTAAGACATGGCATTAACATAAATAATCCATACTTTGATAATTCAACCTCACTCTTACAGTGGCCTGGAACGCCGGCACTGATATTTAATTCAAGTTACACATTTACATACGATAAGATAAAGGTTGAATTTTATCCTGAGTACATTTACAATGATATATCGAATAATAGCAATTGCATAAGTTCAGGGTTAAACAGGTTAAAGTCCATGGTTCCTGAATCAATATACAATGTTGTAAAGACATATACAACAGATGTACTTATTTCAGGAACACATTACACAAGTGCAAATTTCAGTGCAATACCGCATATAAACACGGTAATAATTATAACAGGGAAATATGGTTCTTACATATACAATGGATACATAATAGATCCGGATGATTTTATAAACAGCACATCACATTCCACTTATTCTCCGGAATATGTATTTAATCTCACAAGAAACAATGATTTTGAGGCAGCAAATGTTGCAACGGCAAGCATACAAAGTTATCTGGCAAAAGTAATTTAA